Proteins encoded within one genomic window of Sphingobacterium sp. lm-10:
- the typA gene encoding translational GTPase TypA, whose protein sequence is MQNIRNIAIIAHVDHGKTTLVDKILYFTNQFRENENAGELILDNNDLERERGITIVSKNVSVTYKDVKINIIDTPGHADFGGEVERVLKMADGVVLLVDAFEGPMPQTRFVTGKALALGIKPIVVVNKVDKENCRPDEVYESVFDLFFNLDATEDQLDFPVLYGSSKQGWMSTDWKQPTTDFTDLLDAILAHIPAPKVSEGTLQMQVTSLDYSTFVGRIAIGRVARGVIKENQPVSLVKRDGKIVKSRVKELQVFEGLGRIKVSEVKAGDICAVVGIDGFDIGDTIADFENPEQLEVMSIDEPTMNMLFTINNSPFFGKEGKLVTSRNIYDRLQKELEKNLALRVVPTESPDAWLVYGRGILHLSVLIETMRREGYELQVGQPQVIVKEIDGVKCEPIEELVVDVPAEVSGKVIELVTQRKGELLIMEAKGDMQHLEFAIPSRGIIGLRNNVLTATAGEAVMAHRLKGYEPWRGPIPGRLAGVLISLDTGSTTAYSIDKLQDRGRFFVDPGVDIYEGQILGEHIRDNDLTINVTKGKQLTNMRASGSDDNARIAPAIKFSLEECMEYIQADEYIEVTPQSMRLRKIYLTEGDRRVNAKKFQ, encoded by the coding sequence ATGCAGAACATCAGAAACATAGCGATTATCGCTCACGTTGACCACGGTAAAACCACGTTGGTTGACAAGATTCTCTATTTCACGAATCAGTTCAGAGAAAATGAAAACGCAGGAGAACTCATCCTGGATAACAACGATTTGGAACGTGAGCGTGGTATCACTATCGTTTCCAAAAACGTATCAGTTACCTATAAGGATGTTAAAATAAACATTATTGATACCCCTGGTCACGCCGATTTTGGCGGTGAGGTAGAGCGCGTATTGAAAATGGCGGATGGCGTTGTTCTATTAGTAGATGCCTTTGAAGGTCCGATGCCTCAAACACGTTTTGTAACGGGTAAAGCACTAGCTTTAGGTATCAAGCCTATCGTTGTCGTCAACAAAGTAGACAAAGAAAACTGTCGTCCGGATGAAGTATACGAAAGTGTATTCGACTTATTCTTCAACTTGGATGCCACAGAAGATCAATTAGACTTCCCTGTATTATACGGGTCTTCTAAGCAAGGTTGGATGTCTACAGATTGGAAACAACCGACAACAGACTTCACCGATTTGTTAGATGCGATCTTAGCACATATCCCAGCGCCTAAAGTATCTGAAGGAACGCTTCAAATGCAAGTAACTTCTCTAGATTACTCTACTTTCGTTGGTCGTATCGCGATCGGACGTGTAGCGCGTGGAGTTATCAAAGAAAATCAACCAGTATCGCTTGTAAAGCGTGATGGTAAGATTGTAAAATCTCGTGTGAAAGAACTTCAAGTATTTGAAGGCCTTGGTCGTATTAAGGTTTCTGAGGTGAAAGCAGGTGATATCTGTGCGGTAGTAGGTATTGATGGATTTGATATTGGTGATACCATTGCTGATTTCGAAAACCCAGAGCAACTGGAGGTGATGAGCATTGATGAGCCAACAATGAACATGTTGTTCACGATCAATAACTCTCCATTCTTTGGTAAAGAAGGTAAATTGGTAACATCTCGTAATATTTACGATCGTTTGCAAAAGGAGTTGGAGAAAAACTTGGCACTACGCGTAGTACCAACCGAATCTCCGGATGCTTGGTTAGTATATGGTCGTGGTATCCTCCATTTGTCTGTATTGATTGAGACCATGCGTCGCGAGGGTTACGAATTACAGGTGGGTCAGCCGCAAGTAATTGTAAAAGAAATCGACGGTGTTAAATGTGAGCCTATCGAGGAGTTGGTAGTAGACGTTCCTGCAGAAGTTTCTGGTAAGGTAATCGAGCTAGTTACACAGCGTAAAGGCGAGCTTTTAATTATGGAAGCCAAAGGCGATATGCAACATTTAGAGTTTGCAATTCCTTCCCGTGGTATTATCGGTTTGCGTAATAACGTATTGACAGCTACAGCTGGTGAGGCTGTAATGGCGCACCGTCTGAAAGGGTATGAGCCATGGAGAGGACCGATCCCAGGTCGCTTGGCAGGAGTATTGATTTCTTTGGATACAGGTTCTACAACGGCTTATTCTATTGATAAATTACAAGACCGTGGTCGTTTCTTCGTAGATCCGGGAGTGGATATTTACGAAGGTCAGATCTTGGGTGAGCACATTCGTGACAATGATTTAACGATTAATGTAACCAAAGGAAAGCAGTTGACTAACATGCGTGCATCTGGTTCAGATGATAACGCTCGTATTGCACCAGCGATCAAATTCTCTTTGGAAGAGTGTATGGAGTATATCCAAGCCGACGAGTACATTGAAGTAACGCCTCAAAGCATGCGTTTACGTAAAATCTATTTGACGGAAGGCGATCGTAGAGTGAACGCGAAGAAATTCCAATAA
- a CDS encoding SGNH/GDSL hydrolase family protein, which yields MMHNTSAQNKADWANFSKYAAANPQEKSGQVVFMGNSITEGWKNSRPDFFTKNGYIGRGIGGQTSSQMLVRFRKDVLELQPRAVVILAGTNDIAQNQGFISLENVLGNIISMVELAQHHKIEVLLCSVLPAYEFSWRAEIQDAADQIIQLNTLIRYYADSNGIPFVDYHSALKDERNGLPEKYAKDGVHPTAAGYEIMEDVLQAKLKK from the coding sequence ATGATGCACAACACTTCGGCGCAAAACAAGGCCGATTGGGCAAATTTTTCAAAATACGCAGCCGCAAACCCGCAGGAGAAGAGTGGACAAGTCGTGTTTATGGGTAATTCTATAACAGAAGGCTGGAAGAATTCACGACCAGATTTTTTTACTAAAAACGGGTACATAGGCAGAGGAATTGGCGGACAAACCAGTTCACAAATGTTGGTACGCTTTCGAAAAGATGTACTGGAACTGCAACCCAGAGCCGTCGTTATTTTGGCGGGCACCAACGACATCGCACAAAACCAGGGCTTCATATCTCTAGAAAACGTCTTGGGCAATATCATTTCTATGGTCGAATTAGCGCAACATCACAAGATTGAAGTGCTATTATGCTCGGTATTACCCGCTTATGAGTTTAGTTGGCGAGCAGAAATTCAGGATGCTGCCGATCAGATCATCCAACTCAATACACTTATTCGGTACTATGCAGACAGTAACGGCATTCCATTCGTCGATTACCACTCGGCACTGAAAGATGAGCGAAATGGGTTGCCGGAAAAGTATGCAAAAGATGGCGTACACCCTACTGCGGCCGGTTATGAAATAATGGAAGATGTACTACAGGCTAAACTTAAAAAATAG
- the kbl gene encoding glycine C-acetyltransferase, which yields MYHNLQAALQKELAEIQEAGLYKKERIITTPQGADIKINTGQEVINFCANNYLGLSSHPDVIAAAKAAIDSHGYGMSSVRFICGTQDTHKQLEDKLSQFLGTEDTILYAAAFDANGGVFEPLFGAEDAIISDELNHASIIDGVRLCKAQRFRYKNCDMQDLEAQLQAASGARHRIIVTDGAFSMDGSVAPLDKICDLADKYDALVMIDESHCSGFIGKTGRGTHELCDVMGRIDIITGTLGKALGGASGGFTSGRKEIIDMLRQRSRPYLFSNTLAPAIVGASIAVLDMLSETTTLRDKLEDNTTYFREKMTAAGFDIKPGVHPIVPVMLYDAKLAQEFAAKMLEEGIYVIGFYYPVVPKDKARIRVQISAGHEREHLDKAIAAFTKVGKELKVIS from the coding sequence ATGTACCATAACTTGCAAGCCGCTCTACAGAAAGAGTTAGCGGAAATCCAGGAAGCCGGACTTTATAAGAAAGAACGCATTATCACCACACCTCAGGGAGCAGATATTAAAATCAATACCGGACAGGAAGTCATCAACTTCTGCGCAAATAACTACCTCGGATTATCCTCCCACCCTGATGTGATAGCGGCCGCAAAGGCCGCGATTGATTCGCATGGATACGGCATGTCTTCTGTACGTTTCATCTGCGGTACACAAGATACACACAAGCAATTAGAAGATAAGCTCTCGCAATTTCTGGGAACAGAAGATACCATATTGTATGCAGCAGCTTTTGATGCGAATGGAGGAGTTTTCGAGCCTTTGTTTGGTGCAGAAGATGCGATTATCTCCGACGAACTTAATCATGCATCGATTATTGATGGCGTACGTCTGTGTAAGGCACAACGTTTCCGTTATAAAAACTGTGACATGCAAGATCTGGAGGCGCAACTGCAAGCTGCGTCTGGTGCGCGCCACCGCATTATTGTGACCGATGGTGCATTTTCAATGGATGGTTCTGTAGCGCCTTTAGATAAAATTTGTGACTTGGCGGATAAATACGATGCGTTGGTGATGATTGATGAATCTCACTGTTCCGGCTTTATTGGTAAAACAGGCCGCGGTACACATGAGCTTTGTGATGTAATGGGCAGGATAGATATTATTACTGGTACGTTAGGCAAGGCATTAGGTGGAGCGTCCGGTGGTTTTACGTCTGGTCGTAAAGAGATTATAGATATGTTGCGTCAGCGCTCCAGACCTTATCTATTTTCTAATACCTTGGCGCCTGCTATTGTGGGTGCATCTATCGCTGTGTTGGATATGTTGAGCGAGACCACCACACTGCGGGATAAGCTGGAAGATAATACCACGTATTTCAGAGAGAAAATGACTGCCGCAGGATTTGACATCAAGCCAGGCGTACATCCTATAGTGCCAGTTATGCTGTACGATGCAAAGTTGGCACAAGAATTTGCTGCCAAAATGCTAGAGGAAGGCATTTACGTAATCGGCTTCTATTATCCGGTAGTGCCAAAAGATAAAGCACGTATCCGCGTACAGATCTCAGCTGGGCACGAAAGAGAACACCTAGATAAAGCTATTGCAGCATTTACCAAGGTAGGCAAAGAGCTTAAAGTAATATCATAA
- a CDS encoding DUF2147 domain-containing protein, protein MEKFMLSCMTMLLTIALFAQSNDPILGKWENSSKEGRIEIFKRGDKYFGKLYWIKDSSKKDVKNPDKSKQDRKIEGLEILTNFTKKGNTYEGGEIYDPKSGKTYSCKMTPKGDKLEVRGFVGVSLLGRTEVFTRIK, encoded by the coding sequence ATGGAGAAATTTATGTTATCATGTATGACGATGCTATTGACGATAGCGTTGTTTGCACAATCAAATGATCCTATTTTAGGCAAATGGGAAAACTCCAGTAAAGAAGGTCGTATTGAGATTTTCAAACGAGGAGACAAGTACTTTGGCAAGTTATACTGGATCAAAGATTCATCGAAAAAGGACGTCAAAAATCCAGATAAAAGTAAGCAAGATCGAAAAATTGAAGGATTGGAGATTTTAACCAATTTTACCAAAAAAGGCAATACTTATGAAGGTGGTGAGATCTATGATCCGAAATCAGGTAAAACCTACAGCTGTAAGATGACGCCCAAAGGAGACAAGCTGGAAGTACGCGGTTTTGTAGGCGTTAGCTTACTTGGACGTACCGAAGTATTTACACGTATTAAATAA